The Citrifermentans bemidjiense Bem genome window below encodes:
- a CDS encoding nucleoside recognition domain-containing protein — translation MNAVWLVLFSVGIVFAIFTGNLEAFTKSIFEGAKSAVEVSLFLLGIVSVWMGITRILEDSGLIYRIAHLFRPVISRLFRNIPGDHPSISAITLNVLANLFGLGNAATPLGIKAMQELDTLNEEKGTITFEMMTFIVLNTASIQLIPFSVIGILASYNAVNPAGVVLPVLIATVISALTALVILFSFRKVLK, via the coding sequence ATGAATGCGGTGTGGTTGGTCCTCTTCTCCGTAGGTATCGTCTTCGCCATCTTCACCGGCAACCTGGAAGCGTTCACCAAGTCGATCTTCGAAGGCGCCAAGTCAGCGGTCGAGGTGTCGCTCTTTCTGCTAGGCATCGTGTCGGTCTGGATGGGGATCACCAGGATCCTGGAGGATTCAGGACTCATCTACCGCATCGCGCACCTGTTCCGGCCGGTCATCTCCCGCCTTTTCCGGAATATTCCCGGCGACCATCCCTCGATCAGCGCCATCACCTTGAACGTGCTGGCGAACCTCTTCGGCCTTGGCAACGCGGCGACGCCGCTGGGGATCAAGGCGATGCAGGAGCTCGATACCCTGAACGAGGAGAAGGGGACCATCACCTTCGAGATGATGACCTTCATCGTCCTCAACACCGCCAGTATCCAATTGATTCCCTTCTCGGTCATCGGGATACTGGCCAGCTACAATGCCGTCAACCCTGCGGGGGTAGTGCTCCCGGTGCTGATCGCCACGGTGATATCCGCGCTGACGGCGCTGGTGATACTGTTCTCGTTCAGGAAGGTGCTCAAATGA
- a CDS encoding LD-carboxypeptidase: protein MDNVYIISPSYLIKKKREFTAGIKQLSKLGFNVLNPHFPTVLPSPQEKAEQIHRACADSGADMILALRGGYSAMKSLPFIDFDHLKNHQKIIAGFSDLTALLNPIHERTGMVTLHAPMVASLKEPTAFTVGSFMNAVRGYPEKNLFQGAPVKVYRHGTAAGILKGGNLVTLTALINTDWEMETENSILFLEEIDEKLHKVDRALTQWILSGKLKGVKGIILGDFGGLKSREVYQVLASQMELNFPVVHCPHIGHVPDKITLPVGAEVELNTQKKQLVIRKLALPGVRS, encoded by the coding sequence GTGGATAATGTCTATATTATTTCACCTAGCTACCTGATCAAGAAGAAGCGGGAGTTCACCGCGGGGATCAAGCAGCTATCGAAGCTTGGTTTCAACGTCCTGAACCCACACTTCCCGACCGTGCTCCCCTCGCCTCAAGAGAAGGCTGAGCAGATCCATCGCGCCTGCGCCGATTCCGGCGCCGATATGATCCTCGCCCTGCGCGGCGGCTACAGCGCCATGAAATCGCTCCCCTTTATCGACTTCGACCACCTGAAGAATCACCAGAAAATTATTGCAGGCTTCAGCGACCTGACCGCGCTCTTGAATCCCATTCACGAACGGACGGGAATGGTGACGCTACATGCGCCTATGGTGGCCAGCCTGAAGGAGCCGACCGCATTCACCGTCGGCTCCTTCATGAACGCGGTGAGGGGGTACCCGGAGAAGAACCTGTTCCAGGGGGCACCGGTGAAGGTGTACCGTCACGGCACTGCCGCCGGCATTCTCAAGGGGGGCAACCTGGTCACGCTTACCGCGCTGATAAATACGGACTGGGAGATGGAGACGGAGAACTCGATTCTCTTTCTGGAGGAGATCGACGAAAAGCTGCACAAGGTGGACCGCGCGCTGACGCAGTGGATTCTTTCCGGCAAGCTGAAAGGGGTCAAGGGAATCATCCTAGGGGATTTCGGCGGCCTCAAGAGCAGGGAGGTCTACCAGGTCCTGGCCTCGCAGATGGAACTGAACTTCCCGGTGGTCCATTGCCCCCATATCGGTCATGTCCCCGACAAGATCACCCTGCCGGTGGGAGCCGAGGTTGAGCTCAACACCCAGAAGAAGCAACTGGTGATAAGGAAGCTGGCCCTTCCGGGGGTGCGGTCATGA
- a CDS encoding citrate (Si)-synthase: MTQLKDRLKEKIEAHRPRIARLTKEFGSVIIDKVDIAQCIGGARDIRSLVTDISYLDPQEGIRFRGKTIPETFEALPKAAGSEYPTVESFWYFLLTGEVPTPEQVADVEAEFKTRQQVPEYVFQALRALPLDSHPMVMLSSGILAMQRDSKFAAFYSSGKFNKMTAWEHVYEDASDIVARIPVLAAFIYNLKYRGDKQISIDPKLDLGANFAQMIGQSEQYKDVARMYFILHSDHESGNVSAHATHLVHSALSDPYYAYAAGLAGLAGPLHGLANQEVLGWILEFQKKLNGAEPTTENVTAALWDTLNAGQVVPGYGHAVLRKTDPRYMAQREFCLKTTGLKDDKLFKLVSMIFETAPGVLTEHGKTKNPWPNVDAQSGVIQWYYGLKEWDFYTVLFGVGRALGCMANITWDRGLGYPIERPKSVTTDMLETWAAAGGRDIAAPASPQPPKPTA, translated from the coding sequence ATGACACAGCTGAAAGACAGGCTAAAGGAGAAGATCGAGGCACACCGTCCCCGCATCGCCCGGCTGACTAAAGAGTTCGGCTCAGTCATAATCGACAAGGTAGATATAGCGCAGTGCATCGGCGGCGCCCGCGATATCAGGTCCCTTGTTACTGACATCTCCTATCTCGATCCGCAGGAAGGGATCCGTTTCAGAGGCAAGACCATCCCCGAGACTTTCGAGGCCCTTCCCAAGGCCGCCGGTTCCGAGTATCCCACAGTGGAATCTTTCTGGTATTTCCTGCTCACCGGCGAGGTTCCGACTCCCGAGCAGGTTGCGGACGTGGAGGCCGAGTTCAAGACACGGCAGCAGGTTCCGGAATACGTGTTCCAGGCCTTGCGCGCGCTCCCGCTGGACAGCCACCCGATGGTGATGCTCTCCTCCGGCATCCTTGCCATGCAGAGGGATTCCAAGTTCGCAGCCTTCTACAGCAGCGGCAAGTTTAACAAAATGACCGCCTGGGAACACGTTTACGAGGATGCGAGCGACATCGTGGCGCGCATCCCGGTACTGGCAGCCTTCATCTACAATCTCAAGTACCGGGGCGACAAGCAGATCTCCATCGACCCGAAACTGGACCTGGGCGCCAACTTCGCCCAGATGATCGGGCAGAGCGAGCAGTACAAGGACGTGGCACGCATGTACTTCATCCTCCACTCCGACCACGAGTCGGGCAACGTCTCGGCCCATGCCACCCACCTCGTCCACTCTGCCCTGTCCGATCCCTATTACGCATATGCCGCAGGTCTCGCCGGTTTGGCAGGCCCCCTTCACGGCCTGGCGAACCAGGAGGTACTGGGGTGGATCCTGGAATTCCAGAAGAAGCTGAACGGCGCCGAGCCTACCACGGAAAACGTCACCGCTGCTCTTTGGGATACCCTCAATGCCGGGCAGGTGGTCCCCGGTTACGGGCATGCCGTGCTCAGGAAAACCGACCCGCGCTACATGGCTCAGCGCGAGTTCTGCCTGAAGACCACGGGGCTCAAGGACGACAAGCTCTTCAAGCTGGTTTCGATGATTTTCGAGACCGCACCGGGCGTTCTTACCGAACATGGCAAGACCAAAAACCCGTGGCCCAACGTCGATGCGCAATCGGGCGTGATCCAGTGGTATTACGGGCTGAAGGAATGGGATTTTTACACGGTGCTCTTTGGAGTGGGGCGCGCACTGGGGTGCATGGCGAACATCACCTGGGATCGTGGCCTTGGCTACCCCATCGAGCGGCCCAAATCCGTCACCACCGACATGCTGGAGACCTGGGCTGCCGCCGGAGGCAGGGATATCGCCGCCCCCGCTTCACCCCAACCGCCAAAGCCAACGGCTTAA
- the trhA gene encoding PAQR family membrane homeostasis protein TrhA — protein sequence MEIIKRQQSAEEEIANSISHAVGLIAAIAATPPLLSKAFSYGETGYAVGTAIYAATMVLLYLASSVYHAMPPGKLKELFKTIEHSAIYLLIAGTYTPFSLGALRGPWGWTLLFLVWTFATVGVVWKFCQKMPRPIASTILYLAMGWLIIVAAKPLFTRVPLAGLLWIAAGGAAYTLGVVFFAYDSRLRFGHFIWHLFVMAGTACHFCAIVWYAL from the coding sequence ATGGAGATAATCAAGCGTCAGCAGTCAGCAGAGGAAGAAATTGCCAACAGCATCAGCCATGCCGTCGGATTGATCGCGGCCATTGCCGCGACCCCGCCGCTTCTGTCCAAGGCTTTCAGCTATGGAGAGACCGGGTACGCCGTCGGTACCGCCATATATGCAGCAACAATGGTTCTGCTCTACCTTGCCTCCTCCGTCTACCACGCCATGCCTCCGGGGAAACTGAAGGAGTTGTTCAAGACCATAGAACACTCGGCGATCTATCTGCTGATAGCCGGGACCTACACACCCTTTTCGCTTGGTGCGCTGCGTGGCCCTTGGGGATGGACTCTTCTGTTTCTGGTTTGGACTTTCGCCACCGTCGGGGTCGTCTGGAAGTTCTGTCAAAAGATGCCGCGCCCGATAGCGTCCACTATCCTCTATCTGGCCATGGGCTGGCTCATCATCGTCGCAGCGAAACCGTTGTTCACGCGTGTGCCGCTGGCCGGCCTCCTGTGGATAGCGGCCGGCGGCGCGGCATACACCTTAGGCGTCGTTTTCTTCGCCTACGATTCCCGGCTGCGCTTCGGCCATTTCATCTGGCACCTGTTCGTAATGGCAGGCACGGCCTGCCACTTCTGCGCCATAGTCTGGTACGCCTTGTGA
- a CDS encoding sterol desaturase family protein: MANADIIRLAFFLGILAVVAAWEILAPRRVLTDSKRRRWFTNLSIVVVDTVFARILLPLLPVGMAVMSHRPGWLPYWPKVILSIIALDFVIYLQHVLFHFVPVFWRLHRMHHTDLDIDVTTGNRFHPFEIVISLGIKMAAVALIGAPVLAVVVFETLLNATSQFNHGNIRIPVAVDRYLRLFVVTPDMHRVHHSVIPRETNSNFGFNLPWWDRLCGTYRPQPEKGHEGMTIGLNDFRNPARLTLFHLLVQPFTGKS; this comes from the coding sequence ATGGCGAACGCAGACATCATACGCCTGGCCTTTTTCCTGGGTATTTTAGCTGTCGTGGCCGCCTGGGAAATCCTGGCGCCTCGTCGCGTGCTTACAGACAGCAAAAGAAGGCGCTGGTTTACCAACCTGTCAATAGTCGTCGTCGATACCGTCTTCGCCAGAATTCTCCTACCGCTCCTCCCGGTCGGCATGGCAGTAATGAGCCACCGACCGGGATGGTTGCCGTATTGGCCCAAGGTCATCCTCTCCATCATCGCGCTTGACTTCGTCATCTACCTCCAGCACGTGCTTTTCCACTTCGTCCCGGTATTCTGGCGTCTTCACAGGATGCATCACACCGACCTCGACATTGATGTGACCACCGGAAACCGTTTTCATCCCTTCGAAATCGTCATTTCTCTCGGCATCAAAATGGCCGCCGTAGCTCTGATCGGGGCACCGGTCCTGGCGGTTGTCGTCTTTGAGACTCTACTGAATGCAACCTCCCAGTTTAACCATGGGAACATCCGCATTCCGGTCGCAGTCGACAGGTATTTGCGCCTCTTCGTGGTGACCCCCGACATGCACCGTGTACATCATTCAGTGATCCCCAGGGAAACGAACAGCAACTTTGGCTTCAACCTCCCCTGGTGGGACCGTCTTTGTGGAACCTACCGGCCCCAACCCGAGAAAGGACACGAAGGGATGACCATTGGATTGAACGACTTCCGCAACCCGGCGAGGTTGACCCTGTTTCACCTTCTTGTCCAGCCGTTCACGGGCAAGTCTTAG
- a CDS encoding J domain-containing protein, translating to MTYADLQEALRILGLGERATLAEIKARHRDLVKRHHPDLENSGDPDVIRKVNAANKVLQDYITEYQFSFTEEEFYEQNPEERLRQQFMDAAMWGKG from the coding sequence ATGACCTATGCCGATCTGCAGGAAGCGTTGAGGATATTAGGGCTGGGTGAACGAGCTACCCTTGCGGAAATCAAGGCCCGGCATCGGGATTTGGTAAAACGCCATCATCCGGACCTCGAGAACTCAGGTGACCCCGATGTTATCCGAAAGGTGAACGCCGCCAACAAGGTGCTACAGGACTACATCACGGAGTACCAGTTTTCCTTCACAGAAGAGGAGTTCTACGAACAGAACCCGGAAGAACGCCTCCGGCAGCAGTTCATGGACGCCGCCATGTGGGGGAAGGGATAA